A genomic segment from [Flavobacterium] thermophilum encodes:
- the trxB_3 gene encoding Thioredoxin reductase: protein MKMEGFSSEGVDGVAEEKIYDVIIAGAGPAGLTAAVYTSRANLSTLMIERGVPGGQMVNTEEVENYPGFETILGPELATKMFEHAKKFGAEYAYGDVKDIIDGEAYKTVIVGDKEYKARAVIIATGAEYKKLGVPGEAELGGRGVSYCAVCDGAFFKGKELVVVGGGDSAVEEGVYLTRFASKVTIVHRRDKLRAQKILQDRAFANEKIDFIWNHTVKQINEKDGKVGSVTLVHTQTGEEREFPCDGVFIYIGMVPLSKPFASLGITNENGYIVTNEKMETKVPGIFAAGDVREKTLRQIVTATGDGSIAAQSAQHYVEELKEKLHKQGVS from the coding sequence ATGAAAATGGAAGGATTCTCGAGCGAAGGAGTGGACGGTGTGGCAGAGGAAAAAATTTACGATGTCATTATCGCCGGAGCTGGCCCGGCGGGGCTGACGGCGGCTGTCTATACATCGCGCGCCAATTTGTCGACCTTGATGATCGAGCGCGGCGTCCCGGGCGGGCAGATGGTGAATACCGAAGAAGTGGAAAACTACCCGGGCTTTGAGACGATTTTAGGGCCGGAATTGGCGACGAAAATGTTTGAGCATGCGAAAAAATTCGGCGCGGAATACGCTTACGGCGATGTGAAAGACATCATCGACGGCGAGGCGTACAAAACGGTCATCGTCGGCGACAAAGAGTACAAGGCGCGCGCCGTCATCATCGCCACCGGGGCGGAATACAAAAAGCTCGGCGTGCCAGGGGAAGCGGAGCTAGGCGGCCGCGGCGTGTCGTACTGTGCGGTGTGCGACGGGGCGTTTTTTAAAGGAAAAGAACTGGTGGTCGTCGGCGGCGGCGATTCAGCGGTCGAAGAAGGGGTGTATTTGACGCGCTTTGCCAGCAAAGTGACGATCGTCCATCGCCGCGACAAGCTGCGGGCGCAAAAAATTTTGCAAGACCGGGCGTTTGCCAATGAAAAAATTGACTTCATCTGGAATCATACGGTAAAACAAATCAACGAAAAAGACGGGAAAGTTGGCAGCGTGACGCTTGTGCATACGCAAACGGGCGAAGAACGTGAATTTCCGTGCGACGGCGTGTTCATTTACATCGGGATGGTGCCGCTCTCGAAGCCGTTTGCGAGCCTTGGCATCACGAATGAAAACGGCTATATTGTGACGAACGAGAAAATGGAAACGAAAGTACCGGGCATTTTCGCCGCCGGCGATGTGCGGGAAAAAACGCTCCGGCAAATCGTGACGGCTACCGGCGACGGCAGCATCGCTGCGCAAAGCGCCCAGCATTACGTTGAGGAACTGAAAGAAAAGCTCCATAAGCAAGGAGTCAGCTGA
- a CDS encoding Transposase DDE domain — protein MVDSLPIELCHHARMYRVKRFQGIADIGYCASKKMAYYGFKLHLQITDQALPMGYVLTEASCHDRTAAETVMAQLPHPYTLGDKGYVSQALQKKLYDEYKIAFWTPARKNQRVAQSKKWKQWMKQKRKIVETAFSVLVDSFRITEIRANSVSGFETALDGILLAHSLVVLGLVER, from the coding sequence GTGGTGGATAGCTTACCCATTGAACTCTGCCACCACGCACGAATGTATCGCGTCAAACGATTTCAAGGAATCGCAGATATTGGGTATTGTGCATCCAAAAAGATGGCTTACTATGGATTTAAGCTTCATCTTCAGATTACCGACCAAGCGCTTCCGATGGGATATGTCCTGACCGAAGCATCCTGCCACGACCGGACAGCTGCGGAAACCGTGATGGCCCAACTTCCTCATCCGTATACACTTGGCGACAAAGGATATGTGAGCCAAGCCTTGCAAAAGAAACTATACGATGAATACAAAATCGCTTTTTGGACGCCTGCTCGGAAAAATCAACGAGTTGCGCAATCAAAAAAATGGAAACAATGGATGAAGCAAAAACGCAAAATCGTCGAAACTGCGTTCTCGGTTTTAGTGGATTCATTTCGGATTACGGAAATTCGTGCCAATTCGGTTTCTGGATTTGAAACAGCGCTTGATGGCATTTTATTGGCCCATTCTCTCGTTGTTCTTGGGCTAGTGGAGCGTTGA
- a CDS encoding pyrroloquinoline quinone biosynthesis protein PqqE: MGTAYAKVNFSMSMYIESLIPYIEKIKKMKFREDLGLLFESNTGIIHRVDGDIGVLILSLIRQNHDINYIKNYILQEYDVQEEELIDDIFVFISNICEHKEKVWEWDIEKKHNKLLEFPLRIEIEVTSLCNWNCGFCYNVWKIDPNLSDEDVQKKIKMLPQKHLPKETVFKILDECNENGCFIVRYSGGETLLHPDIEEILEYGGSLGLYQVVFTNGHFITPERAERFKKYNVGTVLISLHGDKRLHNLLTGHKMAYQKAVSAIETLVKTGIEVVVELTLVKENFNSAIDVMKDAYNRGARYFSVMRYVPTGKNDDKYGVPIENMLPLMKQIDELQKQYDDLVIAWPCGQKMCTSIEDSPLSADDPTLPLRKRQLSGHCEAGLVWGSISFNGKLRHCPHSNVYFGDVTTDGIKSIWNKMTKKVSEVLTPRNTCMGCSELYSCRGGCHLPYFFEPSSSAKSQCSV, encoded by the coding sequence GTGGGCACCGCTTATGCGAAGGTTAACTTTTCAATGAGCATGTATATAGAAAGTTTAATACCATATATAGAAAAGATAAAAAAAATGAAGTTTAGGGAAGATCTAGGACTATTGTTCGAAAGTAATACTGGTATCATTCACAGAGTAGATGGAGACATAGGTGTGTTAATATTATCTTTAATTCGTCAAAATCATGATATTAACTATATCAAAAATTACATTTTACAAGAGTATGATGTTCAAGAAGAGGAGTTAATAGATGATATATTTGTATTTATATCAAATATTTGTGAACATAAGGAAAAAGTATGGGAGTGGGACATTGAAAAAAAGCATAATAAATTACTAGAATTCCCTCTTCGCATTGAAATAGAGGTAACTTCCCTATGCAACTGGAATTGCGGATTCTGCTACAATGTCTGGAAAATTGATCCTAATCTTAGTGATGAGGATGTTCAAAAGAAAATAAAAATGTTGCCACAAAAGCATCTTCCCAAAGAAACAGTCTTTAAGATTCTAGATGAATGTAATGAAAACGGTTGTTTCATAGTGCGATATAGTGGGGGAGAAACTTTATTGCATCCTGATATAGAGGAAATTCTTGAATATGGGGGGAGTTTGGGTCTTTATCAAGTAGTGTTTACAAATGGTCATTTTATAACACCTGAACGTGCAGAACGTTTTAAAAAATACAATGTGGGCACGGTTTTAATTTCTTTACATGGTGATAAGAGACTACATAATTTGCTAACTGGACATAAGATGGCTTATCAGAAAGCAGTCAGTGCGATTGAAACTCTTGTAAAGACAGGAATTGAAGTTGTTGTAGAGCTGACTTTAGTAAAAGAGAATTTTAACAGCGCAATTGATGTAATGAAAGATGCGTATAATAGAGGAGCTAGGTATTTTAGTGTTATGAGATATGTACCAACTGGAAAAAATGATGATAAATACGGCGTGCCCATTGAAAATATGCTGCCACTAATGAAACAGATTGACGAATTACAAAAACAATATGATGATTTAGTAATTGCTTGGCCATGTGGTCAAAAAATGTGCACTTCAATAGAGGATTCTCCTCTAAGTGCCGATGATCCGACCTTACCTTTAAGAAAACGCCAATTATCAGGGCACTGTGAAGCTGGTTTGGTTTGGGGGAGTATATCTTTTAATGGTAAGTTAAGACATTGTCCACATAGCAATGTATATTTTGGTGATGTAACGACAGACGGGATAAAAAGTATATGGAATAAAATGACAAAGAAAGTTT
- the yvcJ gene encoding glmZ(sRNA)-inactivating NTPase, with translation MGKHGAQQPIQLVIITGMSGAGKTVAIQSFEDLGFFCVDNLPPTLLPKFLELVKESGNKMNKVALVMDLRSRDFFDHLFAALDELAGQAWIMPQILFLDAQDSTLVARYKETRRTHPLAPNEPPLEGIRLERKLLEELKGRAQIVYDTTGLKPRELREKIVRQFSSHAQSGFTVNVMSFGFKYGIPIDADLVFDVRFLPNPHYIEHMRPKTGLDEEVASYVLKWGETQKFLEKLIDLLAFMLPYYQREGKSQLVIAIGCTGGQHRSVALAEHIARHFSADYKTVVSHRDMERRKEAHR, from the coding sequence ATGGGGAAACACGGGGCGCAGCAACCGATTCAGCTCGTCATCATCACCGGCATGTCCGGGGCGGGCAAAACGGTGGCGATCCAAAGCTTTGAAGACCTCGGCTTTTTTTGCGTCGACAACTTGCCGCCGACGCTGTTGCCGAAGTTTTTGGAGCTTGTGAAAGAGTCCGGGAATAAAATGAATAAAGTCGCGCTCGTCATGGATTTGCGCAGCCGCGACTTTTTCGACCACTTGTTTGCCGCGCTCGATGAGTTGGCCGGGCAGGCGTGGATTATGCCGCAAATTTTGTTTTTGGATGCGCAAGACTCGACGCTTGTGGCCCGCTATAAAGAAACGCGGCGGACGCATCCGCTCGCGCCGAATGAGCCGCCGCTTGAAGGCATCCGCCTGGAGCGGAAACTGCTTGAGGAGCTCAAAGGGCGGGCGCAAATCGTTTATGACACGACTGGGCTCAAGCCGCGCGAACTGCGGGAGAAAATCGTCCGCCAGTTTTCATCGCACGCCCAGTCCGGCTTTACGGTCAACGTTATGTCGTTTGGATTTAAATACGGCATCCCGATTGACGCTGACTTGGTGTTTGATGTCCGCTTTTTGCCGAACCCGCACTACATTGAGCATATGCGGCCGAAAACCGGGCTCGATGAGGAAGTGGCGTCATATGTGCTCAAATGGGGAGAAACGCAAAAGTTTTTGGAAAAGCTGATTGATTTGCTGGCGTTTATGCTGCCGTATTACCAGCGCGAAGGAAAAAGCCAGCTGGTGATCGCCATCGGCTGCACGGGCGGTCAGCATCGTTCCGTGGCGCTCGCTGAGCATATCGCCCGCCATTTTTCCGCCGATTATAAAACGGTTGTCTCGCACCGGGACATGGAGAGGAGAAAGGAAGCGCATCGATGA
- a CDS encoding Transposase and inactivated derivatives, producing MSKRSIPNVDWANQLENAIRQFVKEKLELIMREEIKNFLEIEQAGTPNMRNGYYQRNLDTQYGRIEGLLVPRDRNGEFQTQLFAPYQRHTGWLEEAIIRMYQSGMSTREIGKFIERILGSTYSPATISRITDVVKEDIEKWHARPLHQRYSVLYLDGLYVKLRRDTVEKEVIYVVLGVNEEGYREILDFFVGGQESAYVWQEILQQLYKRGVKEVLLGVFDGLPGLEEAFKAVYPKADVQRCVVHKVRNTLSRVRKKDQFEMAEDLKLIYRSPNKEIALEMFQQFQSKWSHKYPREVQSWANELDVLLTFMDYPSSIRSVIYTTNAIERTIKEIRKRLKPMNSLSSLEAAEKVVYLTIQDFNEKWAGRKLRGFAEAQEALQRMFEERYC from the coding sequence ATGTCTAAAAGAAGTATACCGAATGTCGACTGGGCAAATCAACTGGAAAATGCCATTCGTCAGTTTGTAAAAGAAAAATTAGAACTGATTATGCGGGAAGAAATCAAAAATTTCCTCGAAATCGAACAGGCTGGAACGCCGAATATGAGAAACGGCTACTATCAGCGAAATCTAGATACACAATATGGCCGGATTGAGGGTCTTTTGGTTCCAAGAGACCGAAACGGGGAATTTCAAACACAGTTGTTTGCCCCTTACCAACGGCACACGGGCTGGCTGGAGGAAGCAATCATTAGGATGTACCAAAGTGGCATGAGCACGCGTGAAATTGGCAAGTTTATCGAACGAATTCTAGGAAGCACCTATTCTCCTGCGACGATCAGCCGGATTACCGATGTCGTGAAGGAAGACATCGAGAAATGGCACGCTCGTCCACTACACCAGCGTTATTCGGTCTTATATTTGGACGGCTTGTACGTGAAACTTCGCCGGGATACGGTAGAGAAAGAAGTTATTTATGTGGTATTGGGGGTGAACGAAGAAGGGTATCGTGAAATTCTTGATTTCTTCGTAGGAGGACAAGAAAGCGCCTATGTATGGCAGGAGATTCTCCAACAGCTCTACAAAAGAGGCGTCAAGGAAGTGCTTCTTGGCGTCTTCGATGGCCTTCCGGGGTTGGAGGAAGCCTTTAAGGCGGTGTATCCGAAAGCCGATGTGCAGCGCTGTGTCGTGCACAAAGTCCGCAACACCCTCAGCCGTGTTCGGAAAAAAGATCAATTCGAAATGGCGGAGGACCTGAAACTCATTTATCGTTCTCCGAATAAAGAAATCGCATTGGAGATGTTTCAACAGTTTCAATCCAAATGGTCTCACAAATACCCAAGGGAAGTCCAATCTTGGGCAAATGAGTTGGATGTCCTTCTCACCTTTATGGACTATCCAAGCAGTATTCGAAGTGTGATTTATACGACCAATGCCATCGAACGAACGATCAAGGAGATTCGGAAACGCCTAAAACCGATGAACAGTTTGAGCAGTTTAGAAGCCGCTGAAAAAGTCGTATATTTGACGATACAGGACTTTAACGAGAAATGGGCAGGGCGAAAGTTGCGAGGATTTGCCGAAGCGCAAGAAGCCCTTCAACGAATGTTCGAAGAACGTTATTGTTAA
- the crh gene encoding Catabolite repression HPr translates to MVEKQVEVKLKTGLQARPAALFVQEANRFSADVFLEKDGKRVNAKSIMGLMSLAVGHGAVVTLIADGPDEQEAIEKLAAYVQKEK, encoded by the coding sequence ATGGTGGAAAAACAAGTGGAAGTGAAATTGAAAACCGGGCTGCAGGCGCGCCCGGCGGCGTTGTTCGTCCAAGAAGCGAACCGTTTTTCCGCTGATGTGTTTTTGGAAAAAGACGGAAAACGGGTCAACGCGAAAAGCATTATGGGCTTGATGAGCCTCGCTGTCGGCCACGGAGCGGTGGTCACGCTCATTGCCGACGGTCCGGATGAGCAAGAAGCGATCGAAAAGCTCGCCGCCTATGTGCAAAAAGAAAAGTGA
- the clpP_2 gene encoding ATP-dependent Clp protease proteolytic subunit: MYLIPTVIEQTNRGERAYDIYSRLLKDRIIFLGSPIDDQVANSIVSQLLFLAAEDPDKDISLYINSPGGSITAGLAIYDTMQFIKPDVSTICIGMAASMGAFLLAAGAKGKRFALPNSEVMIHQPLGGAQGQATEIEIAAKRILFLRDKLNRILAENTGQPIEVIERDTDRDNFMTAQKAMEYGIIDRVLTRSDEK; this comes from the coding sequence ATGTATTTGATTCCGACGGTCATTGAACAGACGAACCGCGGGGAACGGGCGTATGACATTTATTCGCGGTTGTTGAAAGACCGGATCATTTTCCTCGGCAGCCCGATCGACGACCAAGTGGCCAACTCGATCGTGTCGCAGCTGCTGTTTTTGGCGGCGGAAGACCCGGACAAAGACATTTCCTTGTACATCAACAGCCCGGGCGGTTCGATCACGGCCGGCTTGGCGATTTACGACACGATGCAGTTCATTAAGCCAGACGTATCGACGATTTGCATCGGCATGGCGGCATCGATGGGGGCGTTTCTGCTGGCGGCTGGCGCCAAAGGAAAACGGTTTGCCCTTCCGAACAGCGAGGTAATGATCCACCAACCGCTCGGCGGCGCCCAAGGGCAGGCGACGGAAATCGAAATCGCCGCGAAGCGCATTTTGTTCTTGCGCGACAAACTGAACCGCATTTTGGCGGAAAACACCGGCCAGCCGATCGAAGTGATCGAACGCGATACGGACCGCGACAACTTCATGACGGCGCAAAAAGCGATGGAATATGGCATTATCGACCGGGTGCTGACGCGTTCGGACGAAAAATAA
- a CDS encoding Transposase gives MQKLVSDEEIQLIAEAVGYRDSSRTFTLRELIHFFLLAAMHQWKSFRHGADVGPLYGLPRFHYSTVSKKAKEVPYDIMKRLLALIISKCNRQTRRSLRFPKPLRVVDSTTVTVGKNRLPWAPYHGERAGVKLHVAYSPESSLPADVVETIGLRHDGPVGEQLTNAQQVLVEDRAYFKIERLDRFVEQHQLFVIRMKDNIELHQKKSLKRLSSTSSSVQADFTCQLGTKQCRSTKRHRVVIFRDANGRDIRVVTNLFHASAETIADMYQQRWTVEVFFRWVKQYLNVPTLFGTTENAVYNQLFAAFIAYVLLRWLYDQTKKQTNVSLSFISFVRRFFSGQLPLDWKSGMAAALFEYAQIYGRRMYNFG, from the coding sequence ATGCAAAAACTTGTTTCGGATGAAGAGATTCAACTGATTGCCGAAGCGGTTGGGTATCGTGATTCGTCTCGAACCTTTACGTTGCGCGAGTTGATTCACTTCTTCCTGCTGGCCGCCATGCATCAATGGAAAAGCTTTCGCCACGGAGCCGATGTGGGGCCTCTGTATGGATTGCCGCGATTCCATTATTCAACTGTATCCAAGAAAGCGAAAGAAGTTCCCTATGACATCATGAAACGCTTGTTGGCGTTGATCATTTCCAAGTGCAACCGCCAAACCCGCCGTTCGCTTCGGTTTCCCAAACCGCTTCGGGTGGTGGATTCGACGACCGTCACAGTCGGGAAAAACCGCCTCCCATGGGCGCCGTATCACGGCGAACGCGCCGGAGTGAAGCTGCACGTCGCGTATTCGCCGGAATCCTCGCTGCCGGCAGACGTGGTGGAAACCATCGGACTGCGTCATGATGGCCCGGTGGGAGAACAGTTGACGAACGCTCAACAAGTGCTCGTGGAAGACCGGGCGTATTTCAAAATCGAACGCCTCGATCGATTTGTGGAGCAGCATCAGCTCTTTGTCATTCGGATGAAGGACAACATCGAACTTCATCAGAAAAAAAGCTTGAAACGCCTTTCCAGCACATCCTCATCGGTTCAAGCCGACTTCACGTGCCAGTTGGGGACGAAACAATGCCGCTCCACCAAGCGTCACCGGGTGGTGATCTTTCGAGATGCGAATGGCCGCGACATTCGGGTCGTGACGAACCTCTTCCATGCGTCTGCGGAAACCATTGCCGACATGTACCAACAACGTTGGACTGTTGAGGTCTTTTTCCGTTGGGTGAAGCAATATCTGAATGTCCCGACCTTGTTTGGCACGACGGAAAATGCGGTATACAACCAACTGTTTGCGGCGTTCATCGCGTATGTGTTGCTGCGATGGCTGTATGATCAAACCAAAAAACAGACGAACGTCTCTCTTTCCTTCATTTCGTTCGTTCGCCGTTTTTTCTCTGGGCAGCTTCCTCTCGATTGGAAATCCGGGATGGCCGCTGCTTTGTTTGAGTATGCCCAAATTTATGGAAGGCGTATGTATAATTTTGGATAA
- the mutX_1 gene encoding 8-oxo-dGTP diphosphatase, with translation MQRVTNCVLYKDGRVLLLQKPKRGWWVAPGGKMEPGETVREACIREYREETGIYLKNPRLKGVFTIVMKNGNETVSEWMMFTFFADDFIGENVPSSEEGTLAWHEVEALSTLPMAPGDYHILEYAVKGEGVMYGTFVYTEEFELLSYRLDPS, from the coding sequence TTGCAACGGGTAACGAATTGCGTACTATATAAAGACGGCCGCGTGTTGCTTTTGCAAAAACCAAAGCGCGGGTGGTGGGTCGCCCCAGGCGGCAAAATGGAGCCCGGTGAAACGGTGCGTGAAGCTTGCATTCGTGAATACCGGGAAGAGACGGGCATTTATTTGAAAAATCCGAGGCTCAAGGGCGTTTTTACGATCGTGATGAAAAACGGGAATGAAACGGTATCGGAGTGGATGATGTTTACGTTTTTCGCCGACGACTTCATCGGCGAAAACGTGCCGTCTTCCGAAGAAGGGACGCTCGCCTGGCATGAGGTTGAAGCGCTGTCCACGTTGCCGATGGCCCCGGGAGACTACCATATTTTAGAATACGCTGTCAAAGGCGAAGGGGTCATGTACGGAACGTTTGTATATACGGAGGAGTTTGAGCTGCTTTCGTATCGTCTTGATCCAAGTTAG
- the whiA gene encoding Sporulation transcription regulator WhiA has protein sequence MSFASETKKELTNLEVKRCCLRAELSALLRMNGSLAFSGGRMAVDVQTENAAIARRIYTLLKKGYDVAVELFVRKKMRLKKNNVYIVRITDGAAPLLRDLCIWNGDFSFIHDIDPELVKKKCCKRSYLRGAFLAGGSVNNPETSSYHLEIFSLYEDHNRSLCELMNSHFFLNAKTLERKKGFITYLKEAEKIAEFLNIIGAHQALLRFEDIRIVRDMRNSVNRLVNCETANLNKTIGAALRQVENIRYIDETIGLDALPAKLREIAKLRIEHQDVTLKELGEMVAGGKISKSGINHRLRKIDEIAERLRAGKPVDFHKSL, from the coding sequence ATGTCTTTTGCGTCCGAAACGAAGAAGGAGCTGACGAATTTAGAGGTCAAGCGCTGCTGCTTGCGGGCCGAGCTGTCGGCGCTGTTGCGCATGAACGGCTCACTGGCGTTTTCCGGCGGGCGGATGGCGGTCGATGTCCAAACGGAAAATGCGGCGATCGCCCGGCGCATTTATACGCTGTTGAAAAAAGGGTATGACGTCGCGGTTGAGCTGTTTGTCCGCAAAAAAATGCGTTTAAAGAAAAATAACGTGTATATCGTCCGCATTACCGACGGCGCCGCCCCGCTGCTCCGTGATCTTTGCATTTGGAACGGCGATTTTTCGTTCATTCATGACATCGATCCGGAACTTGTCAAGAAAAAGTGCTGCAAGCGCTCGTATTTGCGCGGTGCGTTTTTGGCCGGCGGCTCGGTCAACAATCCGGAGACGTCCTCGTATCACTTGGAGATTTTTTCTTTGTACGAGGATCATAACCGCTCTTTATGTGAACTGATGAACAGCCACTTTTTTTTAAATGCGAAAACGTTGGAACGGAAAAAGGGGTTTATTACGTATTTAAAAGAGGCGGAGAAAATTGCCGAGTTTTTGAACATCATCGGCGCTCACCAGGCGCTGCTCCGCTTTGAAGACATCCGCATCGTCCGCGATATGCGCAACTCGGTCAACCGGCTTGTCAACTGCGAGACGGCCAATTTGAACAAGACGATCGGCGCTGCACTCCGTCAAGTCGAAAACATCCGCTACATCGACGAGACGATCGGCCTCGACGCCTTGCCAGCGAAGCTGCGGGAAATCGCGAAGCTTCGCATCGAGCATCAAGACGTGACGCTGAAAGAGCTTGGCGAGATGGTCGCCGGCGGCAAAATCAGCAAATCCGGCATCAACCACCGGCTGCGCAAAATTGATGAGATCGCGGAGCGGCTGCGGGCGGGAAAGCCGGTCGATTTCCATAAATCGCTGTAA
- a CDS encoding Transposase and inactivated derivatives yields MKRLKITNDHGWTPRTLRKQERKIKNTLLRQRVMAVRLVMEGYLGKEVASMVNVCRQTVSHYVSLFNEGGLELLLHRDFAPGREPFLTEEQQEKIKQLVLTTTPAELGWDVASAWNTKLLQSYVAKQFGVSISREALRKLLHRKGLSWTRPTYTLAKGNPDEQKQFEKQMDLIKKNLITKETEDAVLLYIDETHIRSYHVLRSTWSEVGRQKQVPTFGHHAHVSLFGAVNVHDGETVLHQTTAANAATFLDFLRMLKERYPDRLMVLVLDNARIHHAKMVKEFLREEGQCFHFIYLPPYSPQLNPIERLWKWLKDTVIANVFHKDRNDIIQAITRFVNYIHERPEEVLQRLGCAG; encoded by the coding sequence ATGAAACGTCTCAAAATCACCAACGATCACGGATGGACACCTCGGACACTTCGCAAACAGGAACGGAAAATCAAAAACACCCTTCTTCGCCAACGTGTGATGGCCGTCCGCCTGGTCATGGAAGGCTATTTGGGCAAAGAGGTGGCCTCCATGGTCAACGTGTGCCGACAAACCGTTTCCCATTATGTGTCGCTGTTCAACGAAGGCGGTCTGGAGCTCTTGCTTCATCGGGATTTCGCCCCTGGGCGGGAGCCGTTTCTCACGGAAGAACAGCAAGAAAAGATCAAACAGCTTGTATTGACCACCACTCCCGCGGAACTGGGCTGGGACGTCGCTTCGGCGTGGAACACCAAACTCCTGCAATCCTATGTCGCAAAGCAATTCGGTGTTTCCATTTCCCGCGAAGCGTTGCGAAAACTCCTGCACCGCAAAGGGCTGTCGTGGACACGACCGACGTACACACTGGCGAAAGGAAATCCGGATGAGCAAAAGCAATTTGAAAAACAAATGGATCTGATAAAAAAAAACTTGATCACCAAGGAGACAGAAGATGCTGTTCTTCTGTACATCGATGAAACCCATATCCGCTCTTACCATGTCTTGCGGTCCACATGGTCGGAAGTCGGCCGCCAAAAACAAGTGCCGACGTTTGGCCATCATGCCCACGTATCGCTGTTTGGCGCGGTCAACGTCCATGATGGTGAAACGGTGCTTCATCAAACAACTGCCGCCAATGCTGCGACGTTCTTGGATTTCTTGAGAATGCTCAAAGAGCGCTATCCAGACCGTCTCATGGTCTTGGTGTTGGATAACGCCCGCATTCACCATGCCAAGATGGTCAAGGAGTTTTTGCGGGAAGAAGGGCAGTGTTTTCACTTTATTTACCTTCCTCCCTATTCGCCACAGCTGAACCCGATCGAACGCTTATGGAAATGGCTGAAAGATACGGTGATTGCCAATGTATTTCACAAGGATCGCAACGATATCATTCAAGCCATTACTCGGTTTGTCAACTACATCCACGAACGTCCGGAGGAAGTGCTGCAGCGCTTAGGGTGTGCAGGATGA
- a CDS encoding LPPG:FO 2-phospho-L-lactate transferase: MRDKRAAKIVVIGGGTGLPVLLRGLKQHDLDLTAIVTVADDGGSSGRLRDELHIPPPGDVRNVLAALSDVEPLIVELFQHRFQNGNGLSGHSLGNLILAALTSITGDFVKAIREMSKVLNVRGQVLPAANKSVVLHAEMEDGSIISGESKIPSAGKKIKRVFLTPEDIEPLPETVDAIRRADLIVIGPGSLYTSILPNLLVPKIGQEVCKAKAKKVYICNIMTQAGETPHYTVSDHVKALHDHLGVPFLDAVIVNSGAIPEFICRRYEEERAEPVHDDSGTLGLQVIRDDIVTYDDGVIRHNTGKVAALLLGLLPRC, encoded by the coding sequence ATGAGAGACAAACGAGCAGCGAAGATCGTCGTCATCGGCGGCGGCACTGGGCTTCCCGTCCTGCTTCGGGGTCTGAAACAGCACGATCTTGACTTGACGGCTATCGTCACCGTCGCCGATGACGGGGGGAGTTCCGGGCGGCTCCGGGATGAACTGCACATCCCGCCGCCTGGGGATGTGCGCAACGTGCTCGCTGCGCTGTCTGATGTCGAACCGCTTATTGTTGAGCTGTTTCAACACCGTTTTCAAAACGGCAACGGCTTATCGGGACACTCGCTCGGCAATTTGATTTTGGCGGCGCTCACATCGATCACCGGAGATTTTGTGAAGGCGATCCGCGAAATGAGCAAAGTGTTGAACGTGCGCGGCCAAGTGTTGCCGGCGGCGAACAAAAGCGTCGTGTTGCACGCGGAAATGGAAGATGGTTCCATCATCTCTGGCGAGTCAAAAATCCCGAGTGCGGGAAAAAAAATTAAGAGGGTGTTTTTAACGCCGGAAGATATTGAACCGTTGCCGGAGACGGTTGATGCCATCCGCCGCGCCGACTTGATTGTCATCGGCCCGGGGAGTCTGTACACAAGCATTTTGCCGAACTTGCTCGTGCCGAAAATCGGGCAGGAAGTGTGCAAGGCGAAGGCGAAAAAAGTCTATATATGCAACATTATGACTCAGGCCGGCGAGACGCCGCACTATACGGTGAGCGACCATGTGAAGGCGCTTCATGACCATCTTGGCGTCCCGTTTTTGGATGCCGTCATCGTCAACAGCGGGGCGATTCCGGAATTCATCTGCCGCCGGTATGAAGAGGAGCGGGCCGAGCCGGTGCATGATGACAGCGGCACGCTCGGCTTGCAGGTGATCCGTGACGATATTGTTACGTACGATGATGGGGTCATTCGCCATAATACAGGGAAAGTCGCCGCCCTCCTTCTCGGGTTGCTTCCCCGCTGCTAG